The Anolis sagrei isolate rAnoSag1 chromosome Y, rAnoSag1.mat, whole genome shotgun sequence genome contains a region encoding:
- the LOC132766208 gene encoding guanylate-binding protein 1-like isoform X1: MSSPVRMPKPTCLIQNHRGRLSTCPEALGVLQRIRQPVVVVSIVGLYRTGKSYLMNRLAGKRTGFSLGSTVQANTKGIWMWCVPYPDRKDQTLVLLDTEGLGDAEKGDTQNDTWIFALAVLLSSTLVYNSMGTIDQNAMDQLHYVTELTERIKAKASPGGGAGGSLEDSSEYLRFFPSFAWTLRDFTLQLELNGKPITEDEYLENALKLKKGDTPDVRLFNLPRKCIRFFFPTRKCFIFDRPTSRKNLHRLEQMEESELEPDFVEQANQFYNYIFWTSKEKTLPGGHVVTGHLLAKLVETYVETISSGKVPCMESAVLALAEMENAAAVEEAVACYGKLMGQRLSLPTESVPELLGIHAKCEKEALQVFMARAFKDDEQRFQIKFMKTLDDRKEEYCRRNEQESIKRCQALLATLCVELEEKVHSGVYSRPNGHQQFVDDLKAVEERYRREPKKGVMAEEALKQFLEGKEAVGRAILQSDTALTEKEKQMEEARAQVEAAQREQEIQRQRQTELEQKMQDRERSYEENVQQLMAKMEQDREQLLEEQKKMMDSRLAEQEALLNEGFQKEARQMREEVQRLREESDRVKKPSFLERALGGLVTFGTLILPGIAGKAVGVVTNLFRRL; this comes from the exons GCTTCTCCCTGGGTTCCACGGTGCAAGCCAACACCAAGGGCATCTGGATGTGGTGCGTCCCGTATCCTGACCGGAAGGACCAGACTCTGGTGCTGCTGGACACGGAGGGCCTGGGCGACGCGGAGAAG GGCGACACGCAGAATGACACCTGGATCTTTGCCCTGGCCGTCCTCCTCAGCAGCACCCTGGTCTACAACAGCATGGGCACCATCGACCAGAATGCCATGGACCAGCTCCA CTACGTGACGGAGCTGACGGAGCGCATCAAAGCCAAGGCCTCTCCCGGGGGCGGCGCAGGCGGGAGCCTGGAGGACTCCTCCGAATACTTGCGCTTCTTCCCCAGCTTCGCCTGGACCTTAAGGGACTTCACGCTGCAGCTGGAACTGAACGGGAAGCCCATCACCGAGGACGAGTACCTGGAGAACGCCCTGAAGTTGAAGAAAG GGGACACCCCCGACGTCCGGCTGTTCAACCTGCCCCGCAAGTGCATCCGCTTCTTCTTCCCCACCcggaagtgcttcatctttgACCGCCCCACCAGTCGGAAGAACCTGCACCGCCTGGAGCAGATGGAGGAGAGCGAGTTGGAGCCTGACTTTGTGGAGCAGGCCAACCAGTTCTACAACTACATCTTCTGGACCTCCAAGGAGAAGACCCTCCCGGGGGGACATGTGGTCACTGGGCACC TGCTGGCCAAGTTGGTGGAGACCTACGTGGAGACCATCAGCAGCGGGAAGGTGCCCTGCATGGAGAGCGCGGTGCTGGCCTTGGCGGAGATGGAGAACGCGGCCGCTGTGGAGGAGGCTGTGGCCTGCTATGGGAAGCTAATGGGGCAGAGGCTGAGCCTGCCCACGGAGAGCGTCCCAGAGCTGCTGGGAATCCATGCCAAGTGTGAGAaggaggccctccaggtgttcatgGCGCGTGCCTTCAAGGATGACGAGCAACGCTTCCAGATCAAATTCATG AAAACCCTGGATGACCGGAAGGAGGAATACTGCCGAAGGAATGAGCAAGAGTCCATTAAACGCTGCCAGGCTCTGCTGGCCACTCTCTGTGTGGAGCTGGAGGAGAAGGTGCACAGCGGAGTCTACTCCCGGCCCAACGGACACCAGCAGTTTGTGGACGACCTGAAGGCCGTTGAGGAAAGATACCGCCGGGAGCCTAAGAAGGGGGTGATg GCAGAGGAAGCCCTGAAGCAGTTCCTGGAGGGCAAGGAGGCCGTCGGCAGAGCCATTCTCCAAAGCGACACGGCCCTCACCGAGAAGGAGAAGCAAATGGAAG AGGCCCGGGCGCAAGTGGAGGCAGCCCAGAGGGAGCAGGAGATCCAGCGGCAGAGGCAGACTGAGCTGGAGCAGAAGATGCAAGACCGGGAGCGGAGCTACGAGGAGAACGTCCAGCAGCTGATGGCCAAGATGGAGCAGGATCGGGAGCAGCTCCTGGAGGAGCAGAAGAAGATGATGGACAGCCGGCTGGCG GAGCAAGAGGCGCTGCTGAACGAGGGCTTCCAGAAGGAGGCCCGGCAGATGAGGGAGGAGGTCCAGCGCCTGAGGGAGGAGAGCGACAGGGTCAAGAAGCCCTCCTTTCTAGAAAGAGCCCTGGGGGGGCTGGTGACATTCGGCACCCTCATTTTGCCAGGGATTGCTGGCAAGGCAGTTGGGGTCGTCACAAACCTGTTCAGGCGCTTGTGA
- the LOC132766208 gene encoding guanylate-binding protein 1-like isoform X2, whose protein sequence is MLGVAVLPPSPSPSPPPSSGKLPALPLERAARTRFRFHFRLASLRRRERERGFSLGSTVQANTKGIWMWCVPYPDRKDQTLVLLDTEGLGDAEKGDTQNDTWIFALAVLLSSTLVYNSMGTIDQNAMDQLHYVTELTERIKAKASPGGGAGGSLEDSSEYLRFFPSFAWTLRDFTLQLELNGKPITEDEYLENALKLKKGDTPDVRLFNLPRKCIRFFFPTRKCFIFDRPTSRKNLHRLEQMEESELEPDFVEQANQFYNYIFWTSKEKTLPGGHVVTGHLLAKLVETYVETISSGKVPCMESAVLALAEMENAAAVEEAVACYGKLMGQRLSLPTESVPELLGIHAKCEKEALQVFMARAFKDDEQRFQIKFMKTLDDRKEEYCRRNEQESIKRCQALLATLCVELEEKVHSGVYSRPNGHQQFVDDLKAVEERYRREPKKGVMAEEALKQFLEGKEAVGRAILQSDTALTEKEKQMEEARAQVEAAQREQEIQRQRQTELEQKMQDRERSYEENVQQLMAKMEQDREQLLEEQKKMMDSRLAEQEALLNEGFQKEARQMREEVQRLREESDRVKKPSFLERALGGLVTFGTLILPGIAGKAVGVVTNLFRRL, encoded by the exons GCTTCTCCCTGGGTTCCACGGTGCAAGCCAACACCAAGGGCATCTGGATGTGGTGCGTCCCGTATCCTGACCGGAAGGACCAGACTCTGGTGCTGCTGGACACGGAGGGCCTGGGCGACGCGGAGAAG GGCGACACGCAGAATGACACCTGGATCTTTGCCCTGGCCGTCCTCCTCAGCAGCACCCTGGTCTACAACAGCATGGGCACCATCGACCAGAATGCCATGGACCAGCTCCA CTACGTGACGGAGCTGACGGAGCGCATCAAAGCCAAGGCCTCTCCCGGGGGCGGCGCAGGCGGGAGCCTGGAGGACTCCTCCGAATACTTGCGCTTCTTCCCCAGCTTCGCCTGGACCTTAAGGGACTTCACGCTGCAGCTGGAACTGAACGGGAAGCCCATCACCGAGGACGAGTACCTGGAGAACGCCCTGAAGTTGAAGAAAG GGGACACCCCCGACGTCCGGCTGTTCAACCTGCCCCGCAAGTGCATCCGCTTCTTCTTCCCCACCcggaagtgcttcatctttgACCGCCCCACCAGTCGGAAGAACCTGCACCGCCTGGAGCAGATGGAGGAGAGCGAGTTGGAGCCTGACTTTGTGGAGCAGGCCAACCAGTTCTACAACTACATCTTCTGGACCTCCAAGGAGAAGACCCTCCCGGGGGGACATGTGGTCACTGGGCACC TGCTGGCCAAGTTGGTGGAGACCTACGTGGAGACCATCAGCAGCGGGAAGGTGCCCTGCATGGAGAGCGCGGTGCTGGCCTTGGCGGAGATGGAGAACGCGGCCGCTGTGGAGGAGGCTGTGGCCTGCTATGGGAAGCTAATGGGGCAGAGGCTGAGCCTGCCCACGGAGAGCGTCCCAGAGCTGCTGGGAATCCATGCCAAGTGTGAGAaggaggccctccaggtgttcatgGCGCGTGCCTTCAAGGATGACGAGCAACGCTTCCAGATCAAATTCATG AAAACCCTGGATGACCGGAAGGAGGAATACTGCCGAAGGAATGAGCAAGAGTCCATTAAACGCTGCCAGGCTCTGCTGGCCACTCTCTGTGTGGAGCTGGAGGAGAAGGTGCACAGCGGAGTCTACTCCCGGCCCAACGGACACCAGCAGTTTGTGGACGACCTGAAGGCCGTTGAGGAAAGATACCGCCGGGAGCCTAAGAAGGGGGTGATg GCAGAGGAAGCCCTGAAGCAGTTCCTGGAGGGCAAGGAGGCCGTCGGCAGAGCCATTCTCCAAAGCGACACGGCCCTCACCGAGAAGGAGAAGCAAATGGAAG AGGCCCGGGCGCAAGTGGAGGCAGCCCAGAGGGAGCAGGAGATCCAGCGGCAGAGGCAGACTGAGCTGGAGCAGAAGATGCAAGACCGGGAGCGGAGCTACGAGGAGAACGTCCAGCAGCTGATGGCCAAGATGGAGCAGGATCGGGAGCAGCTCCTGGAGGAGCAGAAGAAGATGATGGACAGCCGGCTGGCG GAGCAAGAGGCGCTGCTGAACGAGGGCTTCCAGAAGGAGGCCCGGCAGATGAGGGAGGAGGTCCAGCGCCTGAGGGAGGAGAGCGACAGGGTCAAGAAGCCCTCCTTTCTAGAAAGAGCCCTGGGGGGGCTGGTGACATTCGGCACCCTCATTTTGCCAGGGATTGCTGGCAAGGCAGTTGGGGTCGTCACAAACCTGTTCAGGCGCTTGTGA
- the LOC132768051 gene encoding guanylate-binding protein 1-like — MATPGEAHMAHPLCLIENRPDGKLILQEEALAVLQRIRQPVVVVAIVGPYRTGKSYLMNRLAGQRKGFSLGSTVQANTKGIWMWCHPHPHQSDRTLVLLDTEGLEDTGKGNTQNDAWIFALAILLSTTLVYNSKGTIDQNALDQLHYVSELTQKIRVTSSRDPSQEDEDSSEFARYFPAFIWAVRDFTLDLEINGRPVSEDGYLENALKLQKGDTEQVRRCNLPRLCIRKFFPSRKCFTFDRPASRKNLRRLEELQEEDLEEEFQESVTRFCDHVWETAKRKTVPGGQAVTGAMLAKLAETYVETICSGKVPCLENAVLALAEMENMAAMEEALAHYGRLMGERLNLPTESVPDLLRVHAECEKEALKVFMARAFKNDESHFQAKLMKTLLDQKEGYCQRNEQESTQCCQALLASLSVELEEKVRSGVYFQPNGHGQFVADLKDVEGRYRQKPKKGVMAEASLKQFLQGKEAVGRAILQSDTALSEKEKQMEEAQAQAEATKREQEVQRQRQAELEQKVQDQHRSYEENVQQLKTKMEQHRERLLEEQKKMMESKLAEQEALLNEGYRKEAEQMMKEIQRLREESAKIKDPSWSKKVLKGLVTGLNLILPGITSKAIRAISEQFRNL, encoded by the exons ATGGCTACTCCTGGGGAGGCCCACATGGCCCATCCGCTCTGCCTCATTGAGAACCGCCCGGACGGGAAGCTAATCTTGCAAGAGGAGGCCCTTGCAGTCCTGCAGCGCATCCGGCAgccggtggtggtggtggccatCGTGGGGCCCTACCGGACCGGGAAGTCCTACCTCATGAACCGCCTGGCGGGCCAGCGGAAGG GCTTCTCCCTGGGTTCCACGGTGCAGGCCAACACCAAGGGCATCTGGATGTGGTGCCACCCTCACCCCCACCAGAGTGACCGCACCTTGGTTCTGCTGGACACGGAGGGACTGGAGGACACAGGGAAG GGCAACACACAGAACGACGCCTGGATCTTTGCGCTGGCCATCCTGCTGAGCACCACCTTGGTCTACAACAGCAAGGGCACCATTGACCAGAACGCCCTGGATCAGCTCCA CTACGTTTCTGAGCTGACCCAAAAGATCAGAGTAACCTCTTCCAGGGATCCAAGCCAAGAGGACGAGGATTCCTCAGAGTTTGCCCGCTACTTCCCGGCCTTCATTTGGGCCGTGAGGGACTTCACGCTCGACCTGGAGATCAATGGGCGCCCGGTCAGCGAGGACGGCTACCTGGAGAATGCCCTGAAGCTGCAGAAAG GTGACACAGAGCAGGTCAGAAGGTGCAACCTGCCCAGGTTGTGCATCCGCAAGTTCTTTCCTTCCCGGAAGTGCTTCACTTTCGACCGCCCAGCAAGCAGGAAGAACTTGCGGCGtctggaggagctgcaggaggaAGATTTGGAAGAGGAGTTCCAGGAATCAGTGACCCGTTTCTGTGACCACGTCTGGGAGACCGCCAAGCGCAAGACGGTCCCTGGGGGCCAAGCCGTGACGGGAGCCA TGCTGGCCAAGTTGGCGGAGACCTACGTGGAGACCATCTGCAGTGGTAAGGTGCCCTGCCTGGAGAATGCGGTGCTGGCCTTGGCAGAGATGGAGAACATGGCTGCCATGGAGGAGGCTTTGGCTCACTATGGGAGGTTGATGGGGGAGAGGCTGAACCTGCCCACAGAGAGTGTTCCAGACCTGCTGAGGGTCCATGCCGAATGTGAGAAGGAGGCCCTCAAGGTGTTCATGGCACGTGCCTTCAAGAATGATGAGAGCCACTTCCAGGCTAAACTTATG AAAACCCTGCTTGACCAGAAGGAGGGATACTGCCAAAGGAATGAGCAGGAGTCCACTCAGTGCTGCCAGGCCCTGCTGGCCTCTCTCTCTGTGGAGCTGGAGGAGAAGGTGCGCAGCGGGGTCTACTTCCAGCCCAACGGACACGGGCAGTTTGTGGCCGACCTGAAGGACGTTGAGGGAAGATACCGCCAGAAGCCAAAGAAGGGGGTGAtg GCAGAGGCGTCCCTGAAGCAGTTCCTGCAGGGCAAGGAGGCCGTCGGCAGAGCCATTCTCCAAAGCGACACAGCCCTCAGCGAGAAGGAGAAGCAAATGGAAG AGGCCCAGGCGCAGGCAGAGGCAACCAAGAGGGAGCAGGAGGTCCAGCGGCAGAGGCAGGCTGAGCTGGAGCAGAAGGTGCAGGACCAGCATCGGAGCTACGAGGAGAACGTCCAGCAGCTGAAGACCAAGATGGAGCAGCATCGGGAGAGGCTCCTGGAGGAGCAGAAGAAGATGATGGAGAGCAAGCTGGCG GAGCAAGAGGCGCTGCTGAACGAGGGGTACCGGAAGGAGGCTGAGCAGATGATGAAGGAGATCCAGCGCCTGAGGGAGGAGAGCGCCAAAATCAAGGATCCCTCCTGGTCGAAAAAAGTCCTGAAGGGGCTGGTGACAGGCCTCAACCTCATTTTGCCAGGGATCACCAGCAAGGCGATTAGGGCCATCTCAGAGCAGTTCAGGAACCTGTGA